The Balneolaceae bacterium genome segment TTTCCCCGTACCCGCTATCGGATCCGCCCTGCGTGCGCCAGTTGTCCTGCAACGGCCGTTCTCCCCAGTACGCCCTGAACTGATTCCGGGCTTCCTGTCGCATGGATGGGTTTCGATGGTTCAGAAATCCGAATAGCGCCCAGTTACCGGAGCCGGGATCCGCATTCCGGTGCGGCGCACCGTAAAGGCGGTCGCTTTGACGCATCTGGTTCTCCCTGAGGGCTTCCAGCCGCCTGTTTCTCTCCTCCTCCAGCAGTTTTTCGCGTTCCAGGGCTGGTAGGGAGCCCAGCCAGAGCAGACTGTCCATCCGTTGCATGCGATGCCGCATTCCCGCATAGTCGCGGTAAGGGGTAGCAGCCAGCGAATCACGGTCCGGATTCAGGATGTTTGAAAAGGCGGAGGGCGAAAGGCCGGATGCGGAGTCAAAATAGGCTGCCGCTTTCAGATAGTCGGATTGCTGCCGCACATAGAGTGACCCCAGGCGATAGTAGGTGTCTGCCCGTATCCCCGGTACTCCCCCGGCTGTATTCGAACGCAGGGTTTGCAACAGGTTCAGATAGGTGCGTTCAGCCTGTTCGTGGTTGCCCTTCGCTTCTTCTGTTTTCGCCTGCTCCAGGACAATATGATGTCGGTAACCGTAAAATTTGTCGTCCCGGAGCAACTCCCTGAGAATGTCCGCTGATTCCTCGGTATTTCCCATCTTTCGCGCCATATCTGATTTTTTTACGGCGGACAAGAAGAGGTAGATCGGTTCAGGGTACCCCTGAGACACGTTGGTATACGCATAGTATGCTTCCACCCAGCTGCCTCGTTCTTCCAATACCTGTCCGAACAGAAAGTGGGTTCTTGCCCGCAGGTCTCCTGGAGGAAGCTCGCTTGTGGCCTCTTCCAGCATGGTGCGCGACTCGTTCAGCCTCCCGTTGCGGGCATGCGTCTGGGCCAGCAACGCTTTGGCCTCTGCCCGGTAGTTGCGGTCTTCGGTTACGGCAAGTCTGCCGAGTTCTCCCTGCAGGTAGGCCGTTTGGAGAGAATCCCTGTTCATTTCGTAAAGCACCCGGCCCTTCCATATTACCGCCTTCTGGCGGTATGCACTCTCCATATCGGATGCCAGCTCGTCAAAGCTCTGAAGAGCGCGATAGGGTCTCCCCAGATAATACAGGGAGCGGGCACGAAGGAATTGTGCCTCGCCGGTCCACCTGGAGTCAGGAAAGTTCCGAAGAAGCTCCCCGGTTTTGGCGATGGCCTTCTCGAAGGGTTCCTCCTGTCCCGCCCTTCTTTCGGGAAAGAGCTGGATCCACGGATCTGTAAAGCGGTCGAAATCCTGTTGAAGCGCATCCTCTCCTGCCCTGAATTCCTGCTGTGCGTTGTAGAGGCGGTTGTAATAGGCGCGAAAGTCGGTCCAGGACCGTGAAACCGTTGAACAGCCGGCCAACAGAAGCGCTAGCAGTATGAACGCCGCCTTTTTCATATACTGACGTGCCTTGAAGGTGGTAGAAGTGCGGACCGTGTCATGGCCTGAATGCGAAGATGCAGCGCTACGAAATGGTACTCACTTTCACCATATTCGTATGTTTCTTTTTGGTAACGGGCATGCCTGTTGCAAGAACTACACGATCCCCCGAGTTAACCAAACCGCTCGATTTTAGGTAGTCTTCCATATACCGTACGCTTTTGTCGATGCCAAAGATCGATTCCAGCATTACGGGGATAGTCCCCCAAACCAGGGACAGCTGGCGATAGACGATTTCGCTTTCGGTGAAGGCGATGATGGGTACGCGGGGCCGGAATTTGGCGATGCGTTTTGCGGTGTTCCCCGAATGGGTGATGGTACCGATGGCGCGTGCATCAACGTTGTCAGCAAGCATGACCACGGAATGAGCGATGGATTCAACAATCTGTTTATCCTTCCATTCCGGCTTACGAAAATCAAGTCCCCCGTAGATGCGGGAGGAATGATCTTCAATGGATCGACAGATTCGATCCATGGTACGTACCGTCTCCAACGGATAATCGCCTACCGCAGTCTCCCCGGACAACATGACCGCATCAGATCCGTCAAAAACGGCATTGGCTACATCGGAGCTTTCGGCCCGGGTGGGACGTGAATGGGTTATCATAGAGTCCAGCATCTGGGTAGCGGTGATGACCGGCTTCCCTGCCATACGACTGCGTTCGATGATGCGCTTCTGAATAAGCGGCACGCGTTCGCTTGCGATTTCTATACCCAGATCCCCCCGTGCCACCATCAGGGCGGTAGCCTCCTCGATGATTTCGTCGAGGTGTGTCAGGGCTTCCGGTTTCTCAATTTTAGCAATTACGCCCGCGTGGCTGCCCGCCGATCGCAGCCTTGAGATAAGCTCCATCAAATCGTTGGGACTACGGACAAAGGAGAGTGCCACGTATTCAACGTCCGCTTGGATGGCGAATGCGAGATCCTCCACATCCTTGGAAGTCAGCGAAGACATGGCAAGGTTGACTTCCGGCAGGTTTACCCCCTTTCGTGACTTCAGGCGACCCCCTTCCAGTACAAGGGCGGTCAGCTTATTGGCATTTTTCTTAATGACCTTCAGTTCCAGCAGCCCGTCATCGATAAGGATCCTGTTGCCTTCGGAGGCATCATCGACCAGGCCGGGGTAATCAATGGGAATGCGTTTGCTCGTACCGGTAATATCCTCTGTCGTAATTTCCAGATAGTCACCGGTTTTTATCGTTTGTCCGCCGTCCATCATGGTCCCCACCCGCACCTTCGGTCCCTGCAGGTCGGCCAGAATGGGAATGCCGACGTTCATATCCGAAGCCACCGTACGCACGGCTTTGATAGTATCGCTGTGCTGCTGGTGCGTACCGTGCGAAAAATTGATACGGGCCACGTTCATGCCGGCATCAACCAACCCGCGAATGAGCTCTTCGGACTGGCTGCTGGGACCCAGGGTACATACGATTTTGGTCCTTCGATTTGCTAGCATAGAAAAGCTTGGACTCGTCAGTTACCCTGTGGAATAGTACTTTCCGAGGAGGCCTCCACATCCAGCGATTCCATCAGCAGCTGATCTATACGGTCAGTATTCGATGATTCGCGCGGGTCCAGGATCTGCTGCGTCTGGGGATCAACCAAAAATTCATCCACGAAACAGACAATACGCAGCTTTAAAATTTCCTTGTCGGCGCCTATGCTTACCGTCTCAAAAG includes the following:
- the pyk gene encoding pyruvate kinase, giving the protein MLANRRTKIVCTLGPSSQSEELIRGLVDAGMNVARINFSHGTHQQHSDTIKAVRTVASDMNVGIPILADLQGPKVRVGTMMDGGQTIKTGDYLEITTEDITGTSKRIPIDYPGLVDDASEGNRILIDDGLLELKVIKKNANKLTALVLEGGRLKSRKGVNLPEVNLAMSSLTSKDVEDLAFAIQADVEYVALSFVRSPNDLMELISRLRSAGSHAGVIAKIEKPEALTHLDEIIEEATALMVARGDLGIEIASERVPLIQKRIIERSRMAGKPVITATQMLDSMITHSRPTRAESSDVANAVFDGSDAVMLSGETAVGDYPLETVRTMDRICRSIEDHSSRIYGGLDFRKPEWKDKQIVESIAHSVVMLADNVDARAIGTITHSGNTAKRIAKFRPRVPIIAFTESEIVYRQLSLVWGTIPVMLESIFGIDKSVRYMEDYLKSSGLVNSGDRVVLATGMPVTKKKHTNMVKVSTIS